Proteins from one Niallia circulans genomic window:
- the thiT gene encoding energy-coupled thiamine transporter ThiT — protein sequence MKKMRLVVLIEIAIFAAIALVLDLLPSIHLGASGSISIAMVPIFIIAFRWGFKASATAGFLWGLLQIVTGDLQALAFWQVILEYFLAFACIGFSGLFMPKIQNKLKNGEIGAASLVMIAAILLGSAVRYFWHFLAGVTIWAQYAPEGQSAFAYSLFYNGVPFIGASVLCSIAVVILLSAAPRLVLDRPTGRAGYYSENSEAK from the coding sequence ATGAAAAAAATGAGGTTAGTCGTCTTAATTGAAATTGCTATTTTTGCAGCTATAGCGTTAGTGTTGGATTTACTGCCTTCTATTCATCTTGGAGCAAGCGGGTCCATCTCGATTGCCATGGTGCCGATTTTTATAATTGCTTTTCGCTGGGGTTTTAAAGCAAGTGCAACAGCCGGCTTTTTATGGGGACTTTTGCAAATCGTAACAGGAGATTTGCAGGCACTGGCATTTTGGCAAGTAATTCTAGAGTATTTCCTAGCATTTGCTTGTATTGGTTTTTCCGGTCTGTTTATGCCGAAAATACAAAACAAACTCAAAAACGGAGAAATAGGAGCCGCTTCACTGGTGATGATTGCAGCTATACTCTTAGGCAGTGCTGTCCGCTACTTCTGGCATTTCCTTGCAGGTGTTACGATTTGGGCACAATACGCACCAGAAGGCCAGTCAGCCTTTGCGTATTCATTATTCTACAATGGTGTCCCGTTCATTGGAGCATCCGTATTATGCTCGATTGCAGTTGTCATCTTACTAAGTGCAGCACCGCGGTTGGTACTTGATCGTCCAACTGGGCGCGCAGGCTACTATTCTGAAAATTCGGAAGCAAAATAA
- a CDS encoding GH36-type glycosyl hydrolase domain-containing protein has translation MINTGQKETYTLKSADMSVSFLPTGDIFEMFNGNIMINQLQGNPIDGAPSNLFLRVYTQDEVEIYPLLGIKSASEVKFSDSQAVWFGKAGTLNYQITFTLTDRNIWFWDIELECSKAVVDIIYGQDIGLATRGMVQSNEAYTSQYVGHSVFETEEGGIAVCSRQNQPQDGLFPYLQLGSFMKLKAFSTDGYQFFGLTYKETDIPEALLKEQLQNKVYQYEFAYIALQSEKIHIAGKENFVFYGIAKDNHEMAITEHEYVQEIKTAFQEKVNQKNFQAVQKQTMKQNIGKPLQVLSMTLEEINQHYPQRCHEELEGDTLLSFFTETHEHIVLKEKENVVERSHGHIILSGQNTTINENILTSTSYMYGLFNTQVTVGNTTINKLLSNARNGLNVMKASGQRIYVEIDGAYHLLTMPSLYEMGFNYTKWYYKTHNETFIITNYTSASLPEIHLHLQTKSGRAYRFFITNQITINHNEFDASFHIEKNDKLLTITPASTAPVAAVYPNICYHLYLDGTNMTVTDEKKLINGAESLSASLVVLDLECTNQFTLTVQGHINGGDFIKSAENLETEKKKYQAFYQDMLNGFKLSLPQKKSKHLEKLNTLAWWYTHNMFIHYLVPHGLEQYGGAAWGTRDVCQGPVEYFMAAGRFEIVKQILLKVYTHQFKDDGNWPQWFMFDKYETIQAGESHGDVIVWPLKVLGDYLSATEDYSILEEEIPYTDRQTLRKISSASLLEHVDKQITYIKDHFLHDTFLSAYGDGDWDDTLQPANSQLKKYMVSSWTVALTYQVLKQYAQVLRNYDESLADAVQLLVGGIEKDFKRFILNSPEIPGFLYLEDVRKADRLIHPQDSKTGIQYRLLPMTRSIIAELFTKEQAEEHTSIIFNHLLHPDGVRLMNKPAPYTGGVSVQFKRAEQAANFGREIGLQYVHAHIRFIEAMAKLGKAEEAWHALAVINPINIKSVVPNAERRQSNAYFSSSDGKFSNRYEAAERFNELQAGNVAVKGGWRIYSSGPGIYMNQLISNCLGIRQLPKYLVLDPVLSKDLDGLRFEFVIYGKAVTFIFKQTNGEKKITVNNQELAAETAKNRYRDGAFLLPKAQLLNYLQEGMNEIVVQH, from the coding sequence ATGATTAATACAGGACAAAAAGAAACCTATACATTAAAGTCTGCGGATATGTCAGTAAGCTTTTTACCAACAGGCGACATTTTCGAGATGTTTAATGGCAATATAATGATAAATCAGCTACAGGGTAATCCAATTGATGGTGCTCCGAGTAATCTATTTTTAAGAGTATACACACAAGACGAGGTGGAAATTTATCCATTGCTTGGCATAAAGTCAGCAAGCGAAGTGAAGTTTTCTGATTCACAAGCTGTATGGTTTGGTAAAGCAGGCACGTTAAACTACCAAATCACGTTTACATTAACAGACAGGAATATTTGGTTTTGGGATATTGAGCTGGAATGTTCAAAAGCAGTAGTTGACATTATATACGGACAAGATATTGGGCTGGCTACTCGTGGAATGGTTCAATCCAATGAAGCCTATACAAGCCAATATGTAGGACATTCTGTTTTTGAAACAGAGGAAGGCGGAATCGCTGTCTGCTCTAGGCAAAATCAACCGCAGGATGGGCTTTTTCCGTATTTGCAGCTTGGTTCTTTCATGAAATTAAAGGCATTCTCTACAGACGGCTATCAGTTTTTTGGATTAACTTATAAAGAAACAGATATCCCCGAAGCACTGCTTAAGGAGCAACTGCAAAATAAGGTATATCAATATGAATTTGCTTATATTGCACTTCAATCTGAAAAAATACACATAGCGGGTAAAGAAAATTTTGTCTTTTACGGCATTGCAAAGGATAATCACGAAATGGCCATAACTGAGCATGAGTATGTACAAGAAATAAAGACAGCCTTCCAGGAAAAAGTTAACCAGAAAAACTTTCAAGCCGTTCAAAAACAAACGATGAAGCAAAATATAGGTAAACCTCTCCAAGTACTGTCCATGACATTGGAGGAAATCAATCAGCATTATCCGCAGCGCTGTCATGAGGAGTTGGAAGGCGACACGTTGCTATCCTTTTTTACAGAAACGCATGAACATATTGTATTAAAGGAGAAGGAAAATGTTGTTGAGCGATCGCATGGCCACATCATTCTTAGTGGCCAGAACACAACAATTAATGAAAATATTCTTACGTCAACCTCTTATATGTATGGCTTATTTAATACTCAAGTAACTGTCGGAAATACGACAATAAATAAACTGCTGTCAAATGCGAGAAATGGATTAAATGTAATGAAAGCATCCGGTCAGCGCATTTATGTGGAAATAGACGGAGCATATCATTTGTTAACGATGCCGTCACTGTATGAAATGGGCTTTAATTATACGAAATGGTACTATAAAACACACAATGAGACTTTTATTATTACAAACTATACATCAGCCAGTCTGCCGGAAATTCACCTTCACCTTCAAACAAAAAGCGGCAGAGCATACCGCTTTTTTATAACAAACCAAATAACAATCAATCACAATGAGTTTGATGCTTCTTTCCATATCGAGAAGAATGATAAGCTGCTGACAATAACACCAGCTAGCACAGCTCCAGTTGCAGCAGTCTATCCTAATATTTGCTACCATCTATACTTAGATGGAACGAACATGACTGTTACGGACGAAAAAAAGCTGATTAATGGTGCTGAAAGCTTGTCCGCTTCCCTTGTTGTCCTTGATTTGGAATGTACAAATCAATTTACGCTAACAGTTCAGGGACATATTAACGGGGGAGACTTTATAAAATCGGCAGAAAATTTAGAAACGGAAAAAAAGAAGTATCAAGCTTTTTATCAAGACATGCTGAATGGCTTTAAGCTGTCACTCCCACAAAAGAAAAGTAAGCACCTTGAGAAACTTAATACATTAGCATGGTGGTACACACATAATATGTTTATCCACTATCTTGTTCCACACGGTTTAGAGCAATATGGCGGTGCTGCTTGGGGTACTCGGGATGTATGTCAGGGGCCTGTTGAATATTTTATGGCTGCAGGCAGGTTTGAAATCGTAAAACAAATTCTACTGAAAGTATACACCCATCAATTTAAGGATGATGGAAATTGGCCGCAATGGTTTATGTTCGATAAATACGAGACAATTCAGGCTGGCGAAAGTCATGGGGATGTTATTGTTTGGCCGTTAAAAGTGTTAGGAGATTATTTATCCGCTACCGAGGATTACAGTATATTGGAGGAAGAAATCCCGTATACAGACAGACAAACACTACGAAAGATTTCATCTGCAAGTCTTTTGGAGCATGTCGACAAACAAATAACTTATATAAAAGACCATTTCTTACATGATACATTTTTGTCGGCATATGGAGATGGAGACTGGGATGATACACTGCAGCCGGCAAACAGCCAGTTGAAGAAATATATGGTTAGCAGCTGGACTGTCGCACTAACATACCAGGTGTTGAAGCAGTACGCACAAGTCCTCAGAAATTATGATGAATCACTGGCAGATGCTGTTCAATTGTTAGTTGGTGGAATAGAAAAGGATTTTAAAAGGTTTATACTGAACTCGCCTGAAATTCCTGGATTTCTGTATTTAGAGGATGTGAGGAAAGCCGACCGTCTCATTCATCCGCAAGATAGCAAAACAGGTATTCAGTATCGCTTACTGCCAATGACCAGAAGTATCATTGCAGAACTATTTACAAAAGAGCAGGCAGAAGAACATACATCAATAATATTCAATCATCTCCTGCATCCCGATGGTGTTAGACTAATGAACAAACCGGCACCATATACAGGCGGAGTCAGCGTCCAATTTAAGCGTGCCGAACAAGCAGCCAATTTCGGAAGAGAAATAGGTCTGCAATATGTACATGCACATATCCGCTTCATTGAAGCGATGGCTAAATTGGGAAAGGCTGAAGAGGCTTGGCATGCTCTTGCAGTCATCAATCCGATTAATATTAAGTCAGTTGTTCCAAATGCAGAACGCAGACAAAGCAATGCGTATTTTAGCAGCTCTGACGGAAAGTTTTCTAATAGATATGAGGCAGCCGAACGATTTAACGAACTGCAAGCAGGAAATGTTGCCGTCAAAGGAGGCTGGCGCATCTACTCAAGCGGTCCAGGCATTTATATGAATCAGCTAATCTCCAATTGCCTTGGAATTCGGCAGCTGCCCAAATACCTTGTTCTTGACCCTGTTCTTTCAAAGGACTTGGACGGACTTAGATTTGAATTTGTTATTTATGGGAAGGCAGTTACTTTTATATTTAAGCAAACAAATGGAGAGAAGAAAATTACTGTTAACAACCAAGAACTTGCAGCAGAAACAGCAAAAAACCGGTATAGAGACGGTGCATTTCTTCTTCCTAAAGCACAGCTTTTAAACTATTTACAGGAAGGTATGAATGAGATAGTTGTTCAACATTAA
- a CDS encoding tyrosine-type recombinase/integrase, whose amino-acid sequence MAILPDFAHAFLEDLHEAGRSKLTLKQYESDLKKFFSWLEAEQKKTDMNTLKALRKDDIQKYFVYLHKKKLSHATIRRLATVLSRFLKYHQCIAAHDIHKLSHTAPLRSLTSNDFIEDVEFTKFMYTVKLRYSEATGKKAARNFLVERNAAIASLIRAFGLTPTEVFAITMEHVNLAQGELSIPFGETMKKFAVEKQIMEDIRTYFYSIPELFRPKYHSKDPLFVAFNNVSLSFQYDYDRQKPKALSVRAIQEMIKDEVKRAGLRKISAVNLRNTAILEEIQQGRSDEYIMERFSLTSEAALRRYKQYLLALDEEVSSEK is encoded by the coding sequence ATGGCTATATTACCCGATTTTGCACATGCTTTCCTTGAGGATTTGCACGAAGCCGGACGCTCTAAATTGACACTTAAACAATATGAATCAGACTTGAAGAAGTTTTTTTCATGGCTTGAAGCAGAGCAGAAAAAAACGGATATGAACACATTGAAGGCATTAAGAAAAGACGATATTCAAAAATACTTCGTTTATTTGCATAAAAAAAAACTTTCTCATGCAACAATTCGCCGGTTAGCAACCGTACTGAGCCGTTTTCTAAAATATCATCAATGCATTGCTGCACATGATATTCATAAATTATCACATACGGCACCGCTCCGTTCCTTAACAAGCAATGATTTCATTGAGGACGTTGAGTTTACTAAATTCATGTATACGGTGAAGCTTCGGTACTCAGAAGCAACCGGAAAAAAAGCGGCTCGGAATTTTCTTGTAGAGCGCAATGCTGCCATTGCATCCCTTATCAGAGCATTCGGGCTAACACCGACTGAAGTGTTTGCCATTACGATGGAGCATGTGAATCTTGCACAAGGAGAGCTTTCAATTCCGTTTGGGGAAACGATGAAGAAGTTTGCTGTTGAAAAGCAAATAATGGAGGATATCAGGACGTATTTTTACTCAATTCCTGAGCTATTCCGCCCGAAATACCATTCTAAGGACCCGCTCTTTGTCGCATTTAATAATGTGTCTCTTTCCTTTCAATATGACTATGACAGACAAAAGCCAAAAGCTTTGTCCGTTCGTGCCATCCAGGAAATGATAAAGGATGAAGTCAAGCGGGCAGGTTTGCGAAAAATATCAGCAGTGAACTTGCGTAATACCGCAATATTGGAGGAAATTCAGCAGGGCAGATCGGATGAATATATTATGGAACGCTTCTCCTTAACAAGTGAAGCGGCTTTGCGAAGATATAAACAATACTTGCTTGCACTGGATGAGGAAGTCTCTTCTGAGAAATAA
- a CDS encoding MBL fold metallo-hydrolase, with amino-acid sequence MIKVIPLGTGGAFTKYYHNNYIMELGERKLLVDAGTTLRSSLPAAGYNYPDITDIVITHLHADHVGGLEEFAQRCMYLHQYKPHLWIREELSEGINNTLSSGLCTDGLVLDDYFHVHYVKDRFSLGSHYEVELLPTDNLHANNMLSMGLKLYDNQENINIIYTSDIGKHEEASFDAHMDENTKALFHDISFIKTPVHSYIEDVITYYTGKIELQSIYGMHYSDDIDITETEDKYGIQIVRANQPILFKK; translated from the coding sequence ATGATTAAAGTAATTCCGTTAGGTACAGGTGGAGCCTTCACAAAATATTATCATAATAACTATATTATGGAGCTTGGTGAGAGAAAGCTGCTTGTCGATGCAGGGACAACTTTGCGCTCCAGCCTTCCTGCTGCAGGATATAATTATCCCGATATTACGGATATCGTTATAACCCATTTACATGCAGACCATGTTGGTGGCTTAGAGGAATTTGCCCAGCGCTGTATGTATTTGCATCAATATAAACCGCATCTTTGGATAAGGGAAGAGCTTTCCGAGGGAATTAACAACACTTTATCAAGTGGTTTATGTACAGATGGATTGGTGCTGGATGATTATTTTCATGTGCATTATGTGAAGGATCGCTTTAGCTTAGGAAGTCATTATGAGGTGGAGCTTCTGCCAACAGATAATCTGCATGCAAACAATATGTTGTCAATGGGGCTGAAGCTTTATGACAACCAAGAAAACATCAATATTATTTATACGAGTGACATCGGCAAGCATGAAGAGGCTTCGTTTGATGCTCATATGGACGAAAATACGAAGGCTCTCTTTCACGATATTTCCTTTATAAAGACACCTGTGCATTCGTACATAGAGGATGTTATAACTTACTATACTGGCAAAATAGAGCTTCAATCAATTTACGGGATGCATTATAGTGATGATATCGACATAACAGAAACAGAAGATAAATACGGCATACAAATAGTACGAGCTAATCAACCTATATTGTTTAAAAAATAA
- a CDS encoding aminotransferase class V-fold PLP-dependent enzyme, giving the protein MEREGGFRLIRAKIGESTYVIGTELEAHFSSFKKHIIGDDFAYPTVYGTQKLLYADWTASGRLYRKIEDNLVDIIGPYVANTHTESNITGTYITNAYHEAKNIIKKHVHANEDDMLIFDGFGMTGVINKFQRLIGIKHMDKRTLTIKEKPIVFVTHMEHHSNYLSWLETSADVVTIRPSANGDVDYSHLEELLEMHKQSTRKIGAFTACSNVTGRKTDYHRLAKLMHQYGGICLVDFSASAPYEMINMHPDDKEAALDIICFSPHKFLGGPGTSGVLIMNKSLVHAKIPDHPGGGTIDFTNGWGDVLYKKNIEEREDGGTPGFLQAIRTALAIQLKEEMNVRKMQEREQELIALLMTELNKIPGITILDGENKNRHGIISVICEGLHYDLGAKLLNDRFGIQVRGGCSCAGPYGHYLLGVSEAQSKQIAAEVQKGIFTNKPGWIRISLHPTMTNQEVYSIIHAFKKIIMYKKEWQKDYRYMPRSNEYVCALRSMDNHTDIFRASLK; this is encoded by the coding sequence ATGGAGAGAGAGGGTGGATTTAGGTTGATTAGAGCTAAAATTGGAGAATCGACATATGTGATTGGAACAGAGCTAGAAGCACACTTTAGCTCATTCAAGAAACATATAATCGGAGATGATTTTGCCTACCCTACTGTTTATGGAACCCAGAAATTATTATATGCTGATTGGACGGCGAGCGGAAGACTGTATCGGAAAATCGAAGATAACCTTGTTGACATAATTGGTCCATATGTAGCAAATACACATACAGAGTCAAACATAACCGGCACCTATATAACAAATGCCTATCATGAGGCAAAAAATATTATAAAAAAACATGTACATGCAAATGAGGATGACATGCTTATTTTTGACGGATTTGGCATGACAGGAGTAATCAATAAATTCCAAAGATTAATCGGCATTAAACATATGGACAAACGAACACTGACCATAAAGGAAAAACCGATTGTCTTTGTGACACATATGGAGCATCATTCTAATTATCTGTCTTGGCTTGAAACATCTGCAGACGTTGTTACGATAAGACCCTCGGCCAATGGCGATGTGGATTACAGTCACTTAGAGGAATTACTTGAGATGCATAAGCAAAGCACTAGAAAAATAGGAGCATTTACCGCTTGCTCTAATGTAACTGGCAGAAAGACCGATTATCATCGGCTTGCAAAGCTAATGCATCAATATGGGGGCATTTGTCTTGTTGATTTTTCGGCATCTGCTCCATATGAAATGATAAATATGCATCCAGACGATAAAGAAGCTGCCCTTGATATTATCTGTTTTTCACCACATAAGTTTTTAGGAGGACCAGGTACAAGTGGTGTTCTTATCATGAATAAAAGCCTTGTTCATGCAAAAATCCCTGATCATCCAGGGGGAGGAACGATCGACTTTACGAATGGATGGGGTGATGTCCTTTATAAAAAGAATATAGAAGAAAGGGAAGACGGCGGGACCCCAGGCTTTCTTCAAGCGATTCGGACTGCCCTCGCTATTCAGCTAAAGGAAGAAATGAATGTCCGGAAAATGCAGGAGCGTGAACAGGAGCTCATTGCTTTATTGATGACAGAGTTAAATAAAATACCGGGAATAACGATACTGGACGGTGAAAATAAAAACCGCCATGGCATTATTTCCGTGATTTGTGAAGGGCTCCATTATGATCTTGGAGCAAAGCTGCTTAATGACCGGTTTGGCATTCAAGTTCGTGGCGGCTGTTCGTGTGCCGGCCCATATGGTCACTATTTGCTTGGTGTGAGCGAGGCACAATCTAAGCAAATAGCAGCGGAGGTACAAAAAGGAATCTTTACTAATAAACCTGGATGGATAAGAATCTCGCTTCACCCGACAATGACTAATCAGGAAGTCTATTCGATTATTCATGCCTTTAAGAAGATAATTATGTATAAAAAAGAATGGCAAAAGGATTACCGCTATATGCCGAGAAGCAATGAATATGTTTGTGCATTAAGAAGCATGGATAATCATACGGATATTTTTAGAGCCTCCTTAAAGTAA
- a CDS encoding glycosyl hydrolase family 18 protein codes for MAEITFQAPKRPNKYKVLLGLALAVLLVVTSIFFIFYPFASSKTAEYFKGENPIILDGKQAGNAITVDGTAYLPLSFWQENIDESITYDSESNSVIATTKDKVIQFPSESVSYFVNNETVDLHFPPIKDDNGEVYVAVEPLIEFYPYQFTKLSDDTNAILLEKDGTEKTAATFKPKQVRNDYARLRTEPTLFSAYTGELKQKEAVTIEKEEGDYYFVRKNNGVAGYIKKDLVTTGDTITVKAEVDEKTPALKKINGPVNLTWEAVYSKNPDTADIPKMDGVNVVSPTWFKLSGNKGNVSNLGSADYVKWAHKQGYQVWGLFSNDFDPEKTHDVFKNFETRQKVIRQLLVYSEMYNLDGINIDIENVNEEDGEYVTQFVREATPYFHDAGLTVSMDITFIAGGNYSAFFERDHLSEIVDYLVVMAYDEHWATSPTAGSVASLPWVEENLKTLLEQVSNEKLVLGVPLYARLWEEKENGDISSESLSMEKVQEWLDKYKVKPTYDEESGQNYGEYYDSKSKSTYRIWLEDELSLSKRAKLVEDYELAGIASWSRYFADESAWVAMDLEEDSEQ; via the coding sequence ATGGCAGAAATAACTTTTCAAGCGCCAAAAAGGCCAAATAAGTATAAAGTCTTACTGGGACTAGCATTGGCTGTTTTATTGGTAGTGACAAGCATCTTCTTTATATTCTATCCATTTGCAAGCTCTAAAACGGCGGAATACTTTAAAGGGGAAAACCCAATTATATTGGATGGAAAACAGGCTGGTAATGCAATAACGGTTGATGGAACTGCTTACTTGCCGTTAAGCTTCTGGCAGGAAAATATAGATGAAAGCATCACTTATGATTCAGAAAGCAATTCTGTAATTGCCACAACAAAGGATAAAGTGATTCAGTTTCCATCAGAATCTGTTTCCTATTTTGTTAATAATGAAACGGTGGATCTGCATTTTCCCCCGATTAAGGATGACAATGGTGAGGTTTATGTGGCAGTCGAACCGTTAATCGAGTTTTATCCGTATCAGTTTACCAAACTAAGTGATGACACTAATGCAATTTTATTGGAAAAGGACGGCACGGAAAAAACAGCGGCAACTTTCAAGCCCAAGCAAGTGCGTAATGATTATGCGAGGCTGCGTACAGAACCGACACTTTTTTCTGCGTATACTGGTGAGTTAAAGCAAAAAGAAGCTGTCACAATTGAAAAGGAAGAGGGCGACTATTATTTTGTCCGCAAGAACAATGGTGTAGCTGGATATATAAAAAAAGACCTTGTTACAACAGGGGATACTATAACTGTTAAAGCGGAAGTAGACGAAAAAACGCCTGCGCTAAAAAAAATAAACGGTCCAGTTAATCTAACATGGGAAGCTGTTTACTCTAAGAACCCAGACACTGCTGATATACCTAAGATGGATGGTGTTAATGTCGTTTCACCGACATGGTTTAAGCTGTCTGGCAACAAAGGAAATGTCAGTAATCTTGGCTCAGCGGATTATGTTAAATGGGCGCATAAACAGGGCTATCAAGTATGGGGACTATTCTCCAATGACTTTGACCCAGAAAAGACGCATGATGTTTTTAAAAACTTTGAGACAAGACAAAAAGTAATCAGACAGCTGCTAGTGTACAGTGAAATGTACAATCTTGATGGCATCAATATTGATATTGAAAATGTTAATGAAGAGGACGGCGAATATGTTACTCAGTTCGTAAGAGAAGCAACGCCATACTTCCATGATGCTGGCTTGACTGTATCGATGGACATCACATTCATTGCCGGAGGAAACTATTCTGCCTTCTTTGAAAGGGACCATCTTTCAGAGATTGTCGACTATTTAGTTGTCATGGCATATGATGAGCATTGGGCAACATCGCCAACAGCCGGCAGCGTTGCAAGCTTGCCGTGGGTGGAAGAAAACCTGAAAACATTGTTAGAGCAAGTTTCAAATGAAAAGCTTGTTTTAGGTGTTCCATTATATGCAAGGCTTTGGGAGGAAAAGGAAAATGGTGACATATCATCTGAAAGTCTCTCAATGGAAAAAGTACAGGAATGGCTCGATAAATATAAGGTGAAACCAACTTATGATGAAGAAAGTGGCCAAAACTATGGTGAGTACTATGATTCCAAATCAAAATCAACCTATAGAATTTGGCTTGAGGATGAATTATCCTTATCTAAGCGTGCCAAGCTTGTAGAAGATTATGAATTGGCAGGCATCGCAAGCTGGTCCCGCTATTTCGCAGATGAGTCTGCATGGGTGGCCATGGATTTGGAAGAAGATAGTGAACAATAG
- a CDS encoding GNAT family N-acetyltransferase, which produces MIYGKKICIRPFNTEDTAALLQFQFNNKEFFEKYAMERAADYYTSNKQIELINGWSKTWKEDSHYQFGIYQTEAKQLVGTISLFQVLRGSLQSAFIGYFIDLAHNGKGYATEAVKLAVDYAFNSLHLHRIEAGVMPHNIGSIKVLEKAGFHKEGIARKNVKIHGKWEDHQVLAIINPHD; this is translated from the coding sequence ATGATTTATGGTAAAAAAATATGTATCAGACCTTTTAATACGGAGGATACAGCAGCACTGCTCCAATTTCAGTTCAACAACAAAGAATTCTTTGAAAAATATGCGATGGAGCGAGCAGCAGACTATTATACTAGCAACAAACAAATAGAACTGATTAATGGCTGGAGCAAGACTTGGAAGGAAGATTCTCACTATCAATTTGGGATTTATCAAACAGAAGCAAAGCAGCTAGTTGGGACAATTAGTTTGTTTCAGGTGCTTCGAGGCTCCCTGCAAAGTGCTTTTATTGGCTACTTTATAGATTTGGCACATAACGGCAAAGGTTATGCTACAGAGGCAGTCAAACTTGCTGTCGATTATGCCTTTAATAGCCTCCATCTGCACCGCATCGAAGCAGGCGTAATGCCGCATAATATTGGGTCAATTAAAGTATTAGAAAAGGCGGGCTTTCATAAAGAAGGAATTGCCAGAAAAAATGTCAAAATCCATGGGAAATGGGAGGATCATCAAGTCCTCGCTATTATTAATCCGCATGATTAA
- a CDS encoding LacI family DNA-binding transcriptional regulator, which produces MAGIKDIAKEAGVSISTVSYALNGSPKVTEETRSRILAIADRLGYVPNAAARMLKVKQTKIIGVFLADYGGYFYGPLLRGMREALNEKGYELIACSGVQSHRLLLEKVIDGGIILDQAFTDEELLNYADKSYKVVVLDRELVHENIKGVLLDNMAGARLAVRKLLENNVNKLYAVTGPVGSYDSNKRMEGVRAELQLFPSVELIEHQGNFLKDSGEEAARQIFANYSEPIAIFCFNDEMAVGIYRYLQDKQYEIGKDVFLVGFDNIELAQYMVPRLSTISYSSYEWGSIAADNLLKLLSNEPVENEQIDVTITVGGSS; this is translated from the coding sequence ATGGCAGGTATTAAGGACATCGCAAAGGAAGCTGGTGTTTCTATTTCTACTGTTTCGTATGCGCTGAATGGGAGTCCGAAAGTAACGGAGGAGACAAGAAGCCGGATTTTAGCTATTGCTGATCGGCTGGGATATGTGCCAAATGCAGCGGCAAGAATGCTGAAGGTGAAGCAAACAAAGATCATTGGGGTCTTTTTGGCTGATTATGGCGGCTATTTTTATGGTCCGCTGCTTCGTGGAATGCGTGAGGCTTTAAACGAAAAAGGGTATGAATTAATTGCGTGCTCTGGTGTTCAGTCCCATCGGCTTTTGCTGGAAAAGGTCATTGATGGCGGCATTATTTTAGATCAGGCTTTCACAGATGAGGAGCTGCTTAATTATGCTGACAAAAGCTATAAAGTAGTAGTGCTGGACAGAGAGCTCGTTCATGAAAATATTAAAGGTGTGCTTCTGGATAATATGGCTGGTGCAAGATTAGCTGTTAGAAAGCTTCTTGAAAACAATGTAAACAAACTGTATGCAGTCACGGGTCCTGTTGGTTCATATGATTCAAATAAACGGATGGAAGGTGTTAGAGCGGAACTGCAGTTGTTCCCAAGTGTAGAGCTGATTGAGCATCAAGGTAATTTCTTAAAGGATTCTGGTGAGGAGGCAGCAAGGCAGATTTTTGCGAACTACAGTGAACCTATTGCGATATTTTGCTTTAATGATGAAATGGCGGTTGGAATTTATCGTTATTTGCAAGATAAACAATATGAAATAGGAAAAGATGTGTTTCTTGTTGGTTTTGATAATATTGAGTTAGCGCAATATATGGTGCCAAGATTAAGCACCATCAGCTATTCGAGCTATGAATGGGGTTCAATAGCTGCTGATAATTTATTAAAGCTGCTGTCAAACGAACCAGTAGAAAATGAACAAATAGATGTAACGATAACGGTTGGCGGCTCTTCATAA